Proteins encoded together in one Mobula birostris isolate sMobBir1 chromosome 21, sMobBir1.hap1, whole genome shotgun sequence window:
- the LOC140185713 gene encoding interferon-induced protein with tetratricopeptide repeats 5-like: MSNTLKESLFEKLCQLQCHFTWFPQKDNTDFSDMKLRLQDSIKLGVKYQAISYNHLAFVNCQQGNYEEAIQNLKEVEKIWREKHNDEFERRSIITYGNFAWVHYHMGQLTEAQTYLDKLEMTCKTLSDGPRYTAMTPEVYGEKGWSLLTSGGSVYYEEAKECFEKALKEDSNNVEWTMGYATALYRLETISGVSENQERSQPVRYLRRVLELDPDDTVAMVMLALKLQEFNEAEEANELVEEALRKTPDLPYMLRYAAKFYRIGEDVDIAIGLLKRALEFTPCSSFLHHQIGLCYRGKLFTLKKKADSNSADRAALQQKADLISKCKYHFEKAFELKPSFIFAKLDFAGICLENEEANRAGEIYNSLLSLEDLAPVSKQALALQVGLFVLHHKRSESNAIIYFLDGLKIHNGSKQWKLCDSNLRKILGKQIQRNPRNSKAFGILGMVHQLAGEKDEAVECFEKALEFDPGNEDYLNALSELRPST, translated from the exons ATGAG CAACACTCTGAAGGAATCCCTGTTTGAGAAACTCTGCCAGCTTCAGTGTCACTTCACGTGGTTTCCACAGAAGGACAACACTGACTTCAGTGATATGAAGCTTAGATTACAAGATTCTATAAAACTTGGTGTCAAATATCAAGCCATATCCTACAACCATCTTGCTTTTGTAAACTGTCAGCAAGGCAACTATGAAGAAGCAATTCAAAATTTAAAGGAAGTGGAAAAGatttggagagagaaacacaacgATGAATTTGAAAGAAGAAGCATCATCACCTATGGAAACTTTGCCTGGGTGCATTACCACATGGGACAACTGACTGAGGCCCAGACCTACCTCGACAAGCTGGAGATGACCTGCAAGACGCTCAGTGACGGCCCTCGCTATACAGCAATGACCCCTGAGGTGTACGGGGAGAAGGGATGGTCATTGTTAACTTCTGGTGGTAGTGTTTACTATGAAGAGGCAAAGGAGTGTTTTGAGAAGGCTCTGAAGGAAGATTCCAATAACGTGGAATGGACGATGGGCTATGCGACTGCTCTTTATCGTCTGGAAACGATTTCTGGTGTTTCAGAGAATCAGGAACGGAGTCAGCCAGTGAGGTATCTGCGACGGGTGCTGGAGCTTGATCCAGATGACACAGTGGCCATGGTTATGTTGGCCCTAAAGCTGCAAGAGTTCAATGAAGCAGAGGAAGCAAATGAATTAGTTGAAGAAGCATTGAGGAAGACCCCAGATCTGCCATATATGCTTCGCTATGCAGCAAAGTTTTACAGAATAGGAGAAGATGTTGATATCGCAATAGGCCTGTTGAAGAGAGCTTTAGAATTTACTCCATGCTCGTCCTTCTTACACCACCAAATTGGTCTATGTTACAGGGGAAAACTGTTCACTCTGAAAAAGAAAGCAGACAGCAACTCTGCTGACAGAGCTGCATTGCAACAGAAAGCTGACTTGATCAGTAAGTGCAAATATCACTTTGAAAAGGCATTTGAACTCAAACCATCATTCATTTTTGCAAAACTAGATTTTGCAGGAATCTGCTTAGAAAATGAAGAAGCAAACAGAGCAGGGGAGATCTACAACAGTCTGCTGAGCTTGGAGGATCTTGCTCCAGTTAGTAAGCAGGCACTAGCTTTACAAGTTGGATTATTTGTACTGCACCACAAAAGATCTGAATCAAACGCCATCATCTATTTTCTGGACGGACTTAAAATCCATAATGGAAGTAAACAGTGGAAGCTCTGTGACAGTAACTTGAGAAAGATCTTAGGAAAACAAATTCAGAGGAATCCAAGAAACAGCAAAGCCTTTGGAATTCTTGGGATGGTGCACCAGCTGGCTGGGGAGAAGGATGAGGCTGTTGAATGCTTTGAAAAGGCCTTGGAATTTGATCCTGGCAATGAAGACTATCTCAATGCTCTTTCTGAATTACGCCCTTCGACTTAG